ATGGTGAAGAGACCTTCACACACCCAGATGGGGATCAGTTGATTTTAAAATCAAAAGAGATGCTGCTCATCCCTAAAAACACATTCATGCTCTCAGATTTTCAAAGTGAGCATAAACCTTTAATCGCATATATAATCTTTTTTGACCAATCACTCATAAAAGAGTTCTTAAAAAAAACAAACGGACCAATTCAATCAAATACCACCAAAGCTAAAAGCTTTAAAATGCCAAAGAGTGATCACATAACCTCATATATCGAAATACTAAAAACAACATATGAAAAAGTATCCCCCTCAAAAGAACTCTTAAAAACAAAACTTCTAGAGTTACTCTTTCTACTCGACACACTCGATAATAAAAAAAATCTTCGCCCCTTCTTCACAGCCGAAAATGAAGACAACACCAAAAGAAATATCAAATACATTATGAAAGAGCATGCCAGTACCAATCTAAGTATTAAAGATTTAGCGCTCATCTCAGGCAGATCCCAATCTAGTTTCAACCGAGATTTCAAAAGACAATATGGCTGCACACCAAATCAATGGTTAAAAGCAAGGCGCCTAGAAAAAGCGTACACACTTATAAAAGAAACAAGTCTTTCAATCACAGAAATCGGCCTAGAAATCGGATATGAAAACACATCTCATTTCATCAAAGCCTTTAAAGAAAAATACGGCCATACCCCAAAGCAAATGAGATTAGAAAATTTATGCTAGAAAAACGGCATTTTTGAACAGCCACCGTTAGTCCCTCTCTTCAGAATGACCTATCAAAATGAATATTTCAGCAAGGAGAAATATCATGAGCATTTGGGTCACCCTGGAAATGAAAGTAAAAAGCGGAGAAATTGAAAAACTAATCCCCTTTCTAGAACAAAATTTACAAAATGTTAGAGGCTTTAAAGGTTCTCTCAGCGTCTCACTTTACTACGATGAAAAATCTCGTAACTTCTTAATATATGAAGAATGGCAATCTCAAAAACACCATCAAGACTATATCAAATACATCAAAGAAAATGGTGTCATGAATAAATTAATGTCATTCATGGAAACCGCTCCTACAGTCAATTACTATTCAAAATTGCCTCTTTAAATTTCAAAACAATCAAAAGGAGGTAAAGATGAAAACATCAAACAAATTGGTAACACGCAGATCAATACTAAAATTTTTAGGCGTAAGTTCACTCGGCCTGTTCTACGCTAACCTCACTTCAAATGGAGTTGGTGGAACAATTAATTCTGCTTTCGCGGCATCAGTTTCAAAGAAACTCGATACTGAAAGCATCATCGTTTTATTAGAAGTAAAATTAAAGCCTAAGACAAAAAGTGATTTTATCAAATTTCTAAATGCAAACTTACCAAACGTCCGCGGCTTTAAAGGCGCTAGAACAATAACTGTACTGCAAAATGAAATAAATATGAGTTTAGTCATCCATGAAGAATGGAAATCAAAAGAACATCATCAAAACTATATTAAATTCATCACAGAAAATGGTGTTATGAACAAACTAACAAGCTTTCTGGTAGATCCACCATCAATGAAATATTTCAAAAAATTGAAAATTTAGTAAGGGCATAAAAAAAGGCCTCCCACTGTTTGAGAGGCCTTTTTAATCTAACCATGAAATAGCTTACTAACTAAGCAGCATGTTTGGAACGGACACGTCTTTTTTGCTGTCCACCAAATTTATTACCTGAAGGCTTCTGCCCATCACGCTTTTCAGATTTTTGTTTTGCTGTATTCTTGGCTGGGTTTTTCTTCTTACTAGCATGCTTCACACCATCAGAAGATTTACCGTGAGTCTGTTTCTGACCCTGGCGCTCATTAGAGCGTTTATCTTTTTTACCTTCAAAACGCTTGCCTTCGGCACGAGCACCATCAGCTCGTTTCCCTGAAAATTTCTTACCTTGAGAAGATTTCCGCTCACTCCCGCTTTCACCCACTCGTTCACCCATTGGTGACCAATCAGAGCGCTTTTCACTAGATCTTCCACCATCACCATGTCTGGAGCGACCAGCCTTAGATCGTCCATTTTTAAAGCCGCCCTGCCGAGCACCACCAGAACTGCGCCCTTTATAGCCACCACGCTGAGGTTTCTTTTTACCAGCAGCAGGTCCATTTTTAGGAACTTCAATATGAAATTCATGATCTTCGTCAACTTCAATCGGTAAATTGATCAAACGTTCAATCGCACGTAAAGTTCCTACATCTTCCGGATCACAAAAAGAAACAGCTATACCAGATTTACCAGCCCGTCCGGTCCGGCCAACCCGGTGAACATAGTTTTCAGGTTCAATTGGCAATTCATAGTTCACCACATGTGTCACATCGTCAACATCAATGCCACGGGCTGCCAAATCAGTTGCAACCAAAACCCGAATACGTCCATTCCGGAAATTTCTTAATATCTTCTCTCGAACACGTTGACGTTTGTCACCATGAATAGCATCAGCCTGTACATTATTCTTTAAAAGAAAGTCAGTGAGTTTATCAGCACCGCGTTTAGTCCGCGTAAAAACAAGCACCCGCTCAACGGCACCATTATCAAGCGTCTGTAAAAGCAAGTCTCGTTTATTAGAGCCCTTAACATTCATAACTTTATGATCAATGGTCTCAGCAACAGTTGTTTTCTGTTCTATTTCAACAAAAACCGGATCATTTAATAAAGCCTGAGATAATTTACGGATCTTCGGGTTCATTGTAGCAGAAAATAAAACAGTCTGATGAGACTTAGGTAAAGCCTTAGAAATATCCATCACATCATTAATGAAACCCATATCAAGCATACGATCAGCTTCATCTAAAATAAAACTATGAGTTTCATCAAAAGTAATACCGCCACGCCCAACATGATCCATCAAACGGCCAGGTGTCGCAATCAACACATCAACACCGCGCTTTAATTTTTGAATTTGCGGACCATAAGGTAAACCACCAGCAATCACTAAGTGAGTAAGCTTTGAACCAGCAGAAAAACTAGCAATACACTGACCAATTTGCTGAGCCAACTCACGAGTTGGCGCTAAAATCAAAGCTTTTGCGGTATTAGGTAACGGTTTAGATGGGTTTTCAATTAGCTTATGTAATAAAGGAAGTGAAAACGAAGCTGTCTTACCACCACCAGTATGAGCTATACCCATTAGGTCATGACCTTCCATCAAAGCTGGAATAGACATAGATTGTATTGGTGTTGGCGCTTCAAAACCTTGTTTCTCTACAGATTTTAAAAGTGGGGCAGCCAAGCCTAGCGCATCAAATTGCGTCAAAGCAAATATCCTCTCGCGGTTTCAATGACATATACATGTCATGTTTTCTCCGCGAACACAGAAAGCTTCAACAATGGACTCTTTAGGAAAAGAATCTCACAAAGCTACTCTTAAGTTATAAACTTAAGAAGGGAAGGCGGAATTAAAAATTAAATGAAAAATCATCGCACTAACTTTTGAAGTGCAACAAATCTGTCGCTTAAGTCACTTATTAATGAAGCAAAGTCAAGAACAAACGTGAAGTTTACGAAAAAACTTTAATGCGCTCCGCCTAAATCTTCAAACATTCCACCCAAAAATGGTTACCGGATTTATGAAATACGCGGATAATTTCGCAACTGCTTTCGTGGCGGTTTCTGGAGGGAAACTGAAGCCACACTAATAAAGAGCAACCTAAAGGTTCACTAAAAAAGTGAACAGCTGAAACAATAAGAAAACATCAGAAGTGCAAAAAAATGATCGCTAACGTAAAACTTTAAGAGCACCCAAATACGTTCAAAAAGAAAAGTTCTCTATGCTAGTTTTGCGAATCAAAAGCAAAAAAACGAATCATTTATCTTAACGAACACGGTTAATTCACAAAACGCATATGGTTTTAAATACAAAAAAAATACGATTTCAAATTTTTTTTCCACAACTCGAAAGAAAAAAAAATGGCCACCTCAACAAATAATTTTTCACTCGCTCCAGAGTTATTAGCAGATACAATTCCGCTAAAATCAATCGGTGGAAACACCTTATCCCTTTGTTATCTCGGGCTCATGAATAATCAACATTTTCCATGGCTTATCATGGTTCCTCAACAAGCCAATTTGAAAGAAATCATAGACCTTTCGAAAACAGGTCAACATAAATTAATGGATGAAATCTCTCTTGTTTCAAATCAAATGCAAACAATTTTTGCACCCTATAAACTAAATGTTGCTGCCCTAGGAAACATAGTTGCACAGCTTCACATTCACATTATAGCACGCAACGAAAACGACGCTGCCTGGCCCAATCCGGTTTGGGGACATGCCCCCACAAAACCTTACGATGAAGAAGAAAAACTTAAAATAATCAACCGCCTGAAATAAAGGAATAGACTAACGATCAGCTATTAACTGCAAATTTTTCCTCTTGGCCCACGAGTTGCTTCTATAAAACTGAAACGTTCAAGAACAAAGACGCAAGAACGACAGATAAACTTCAGCCAGCAGCAAAGGAGCGCAACATGTCACTTGGTGGAATATCCGGCGGAACCTTCGATTTAACCAGTTTAAAGGCTCTAAGACAGGAAAAAGGGCTAGAACTCTTTAAACAGAACGATACAGATAAAAGCGGTGGGATCTCAATTTCAGAGTTTCAAAAAGCTCATGAAACTAATCCTCTTGCCCCTTTGACACAGGCAAAAAATACCGACCAGGCCTCCCTAGAAGAAATTTTTGCCCACTTAGATGCAGACGGAAATGGTGAAATAGGTATCAAAGAATTTAGAGATGCAAAACCACCAGCACCAGGCGGCAACTTTGCTCCTGACACACTCGCATCACTACTACAACTACAAGAAAAGAGTTCTGAAAATCCTTTTCAAAAATTAGTAGAAACAGCATCTAATAAACAAGATACAAATTCTGATTTGCTAGATGGCCTCTTAAAAACATTGTCATCAGAAGACAAAAAGTAAGATCACTTTTTTAATTTTAGAATTGATAGATAAAAATTGAAATGCTCTGCAAGGTATTGCGGAGCATTTTTTATTAAAACCTTCAAAATAGATGCAAACACATCTCCAAAATTCCCAATCATAAAAGTCAAATCAATCAAACCAAATACTCTCATTTCTCAAACAACAAAAGCCCTCTAACTCACTGTGATATTTAAGACTCTTCAATCCGAGAAATTAGTTAGAAAGAAAAAATTAATCTTTTAGATTCATTTAGATAGATAAGGTTACGTATCGTTATCTTTCAAAAACAGCAGGAAACAAAAATGACTACAGCAACAAAATCAAAAGCAAAGCCTAAAAAGGTCGTCGCTAAAAAAACATCTACCATTACTAAAAAAGTAATCGCAGGTGAAAAAATCTCAACCAAAAAAATTAAAACAGCTAAGAAAACAACAGCTGCTAAAAAGGCTCCGGCTAAAAAAGCAACTGTGAAAAAAGCTCCAGCTAAAGCAGCTGCGAAAAAAGCTCCAGTGAAAAAAGCAGCAGCTAAAACAACTGCAGCTAGAAAAGCTCCAGCCAAAAAAGCAGTAGCTAAGAAAACTCCAGCTAAAGCAACTGCTGCAAAAAAAGCACCGGCTAAGAAAACTGTAGCGAAAAAAGCTCCGGCTAAAAAAGCTGTAGCTAAGAAAGCACCAGCTAAAGCAGCAACTGCGAAAAAAGCACCAGCTAAGAAAACTGTAGCGAAAAAGGCCCCAGCTAAAAAAACAGTAGCTAAGAAAGCACCAGCTAAAGCAGCAACTGCGAAAAAAGCGCCAGCTAAGAAAACTGTAGCGAAAAAAGCACCAGCTAAGAAAGCTGTAGCTAAGAAGGCTCCGGCTAAAAAAGCAGTAGCTAAGAAAGCACCAGCTAAATCAGCAACTGCTAAAAAAGCACCAGCTAAGAAAACTGTAGCGAAAAAAGCACCGGCTAAGAAAGCTGTAGCGAAAAAGGCTCCGGCTAAAAAAGCTGTAGCTAAGAAAGCACCAGCTAAAGCAGCAACAGCAAAAAAAGCGCCAGCTAAGAAAACTGCAGCTAAAAAAACTACGACTAGAAAAGCACCAGCCAGAAAAACGACAGCAAAGAAAGCTTAAGTTTTATTATGATCAACACATCAGGGTTGAACTTTATACAAAAATGCACCGGCGAATAATTATTCACCGGTGCATTTATCACTATTTTTGAATTAAATTGACTAACAATAGTTTTAGTTAAGGACTACCAATGTTCATCTTTAACTCTTCTCTGCAACGAGAGAGCCAGGAAAGAACAAACGGTCTAGTCTCTAATCCAAACCCACCTAAATGACAGCGATGCGTATAAGCAAAAAGCGCAATATCAGCTATGGTCAATTGGTCACCGGCTAACCAATCATGATTGGCCAAATGTTGATTTAAAAAATCAAGCGCTTTTTCCCCTCGCTCAACACGCCACAACTCACGCTCTTCTTTCTTCTTTTTTAAATAAAACATTTGAAACATTGAGACCGCAATATAAGGCTCATGACTATATTGCTCCCAAAACAACCACTCATCCACTTTAGCTTCTAAAAAAGCATCCGTCGGTAAAAGGCCTGTTCCACGTGCTAAGAAACGTAAAATGCCATTTGATTGCCCAATCACTCGCCCATCATCCAACTCAATAAGAGGCACCTGGCCAAAAGGACTTTTTATCAAAAATTCTTCGCTTCGCGTTTCACCTTTAAGCAGATCAATTTCTACCCACTCATAGTCCAAGTTCAAATAATCCGCCAGAAACTTAACTTTCAAACAATTACCAGATTGCGCATCTCCATAAATTTTCACAAAAAATTCCCTTTCAAAAATCAAGCAAGATCCAGCCCCTTATGCGCCCCAGTCATCTCATCGTGCAATTGAATTAACTCGGCAAGTGATGGGGCAACTTTCCAATTGCCTATCTGCTTTATAAACTGACAAGTTGAATGACCTTTATGCAAATGCTCATAAGCCTCAACCCAATCATCATAAATTCTGAGTTTCTCTTCATCTTCAGGAGACCAGTGCTCTACCATGTTCTTAGTCACCCGCCGGCGCAACAATGGATATAGATTTAATTTCTCAACGACTTCAGGTTTCATCCGCCAACTTTTGGGAGTAAGGCGAGCACGAAAACTATTTTGGCTACGACATAAACTTTGATAAAGAGGGTCAGTACCTAAAGCATCAAAAATCTTATGCGTGTCTTCATCCCGCGGCTCTAAAGGTCTGGAAGAAACAATAACCCGATATCCCGCAAATGTGCGGTAAATTAAAAATCCAATATCATCAAAACCATCCGACTGGTTTCGAACAAAAGCCTCAATCCTAGAAATAACGGCCTCGTGCCTCTCTTTTTCTTTTCTTATATTTTCTTCTATTATCTGAGATGTGCGAAGCAGAATTTTAGACAAAAAAGAAGGAGGTTTTATATCAGAAACATCCACATCAATATCAACAAACATCAACTGAGCTGTATTGAGAATCTGACAATGGTACTTGTTCCGAGTGATGATAGCTTGCTGAGAAGTCTCCTCCCCAATAGTTTTTAAAATTTCTTCGTTCACCACACGAAATGGATAATAGAAATCTTCATCATTCGGAGATCTGTTAAAAGCATTTACAATATCACCAATACGCTCATGCGCTTTTGTCTCCGCTTCTGCCTCAGACCTATCAGAATATCCCCAGGATGAAATATCTAGTGTGTCTGGTAAATCAGAGAGGTCACTGCCAGCAGGCAAAAAATCCTTAGTTTGTACAATCGCTTCAATCCGTTTCCAATAACGTGGTATAAACATTGTGTCTCCCAAAAGCTCACAAACAAAAAAGGCATACAAGAGGTGATAACCTACATGTATGCCTAAATAAAATTCATTTAGATAAAAATTATATCACTCTGCCTCATTGGCAGATTGTGCGTTCAATTGGCCATATTTCTCTTCACCCAATTTTTCAAAAAGCTCCAATTGAGTTTCAAGAAAATCTATATGACCTTCTTCATCTGAAAGCAGATCTTCAAACAATTTCATTGTCACATAATCACCAAGTTCATTACAAACTTCTCTTGATTTCTTATAAGAAGCACGAGCTTCTAACTCACCAGCTAAATCTGCTTCCAAAACTTCTTTGAGGTTTTGTCCAATTTGCAAAGGTGCCACAGTTTGCAAATTGGGGTGGCCTTCAAGAAAAATAATCCGTTCAATAATCTTGTCAGCATGCTGCATCTCTTCAATAGATTCTTCACGCTCTTTTTTGGCTAATAAACCATAACCCCAATCATCCAATAAACGATAGTGCAGCCAATATTGATTAACCGCACCAAGCTCTAAAAACAAAGCCTCATTCAACCGCTCAATGACTTTTGCTTCACCCTTCATGCTCTTCCTCCTCGAAGATTTATTTGTGTTTTTTGAATTTATTCAGGCAGTGTAAACTATAATAGAAAAATGACAGAAAGAAATCAGTCCCCCGCACAACTTAAGCAGCAGATACTTTGCGCAAACGCTCACGCGCAATAAGACGCGCCGTCTCACATTGCACATGCTTTTTCTTCAACCTGTCTATGAAAGAAATAATTTCAGCTTCTGCGGTTTCCTGCTTGCGATGATACCCTTCAGTAACACGAACAATAATATCAACAACTCTAGGAAAACAACCACAGCACTTCCCGCGCTTACTCATGGCATGATAAACTTGCCCCGGAACAATGAGCCGCCAACAATCTTCCTCTAATAATTCTGTTATAACACCAGCAATCTCAGCTTCACTAATCACATTACAGCTACAAACAAGCATTAGCAGTACTCCCTATTTAGAGGAGCTAAAAATGCAAAAGAACTTATAGATTGAGATATTTTGGATGATAATGAAAAGAAGTCTATCAAAGAAGAAAGAATGCATGAGAGCACATAATTTAAGCTGATAGAAACAGCACATAAAGCAAGCAAAATCATATTGTATGTCCTAAAATCGAAAGGGTTCAAGGCCCCAGCATCTAAGGTTAAGTTGCTTGATTATGCGTGAAAGCTAAAAAGAGTCAAGTTAGCTATAGGTTTAAGTTAATTTCCCGCCTCACAATTGAGTTATACCCAGCCAACTCACAACCACAGCTTCAATCCCGCTCTCATCTCTTTTATAGTCTTTTTACCTTGACGAACATCTCACACAAAAACAGAACAAAATAAGAACATTTTTAACGAATATCAATTTAAACTCAACTCTAAAACATCAGGCTCAAAAGGGTGCAAAGTTAAATTATGTCAACCACCACCATGAAAACCACCTGCCCAAACTGTGGGACAGAAATCAAATTAGAAGATCAAATTGCCGCCCCCCTGATCGCTGAAAAAACAAAAGCCTTCGCTCTCAAAGAAAAAGAGTTTGAAGAGCGCACCAAAGAGTTTGCAAAACAAGAAGCCGCTAAAGAAATTGAATTTGCCAAACAGCTCGAAGTTCAAAAACAAAAAATTGAGCAAGACGCTTTAAAAGCTGCAACAGCAACAGCAACCGAAAAAGCCAAAGCTGAAACCGCTCTAGAAATGGAAGCCAAGAGCAAAGAGTTAGAAGCAGCCAAAAAACTCATGGCTGAGCGCGAAGAAAAATTAAAACTCGCCCAAGAAAAAGAAGCTCTTTTTTTAGAAAAAGAACGCCTCCTTCAAGACAAAGAACGCGAGCTTAACCTCACGGTTCAAAAACAAGTCAGTGCTGCAAAAGAAGAGATGTTTAAAAAAGCCCAGGCTGAACTAGGCGAGACACAAGCCCTCAAGCTTAAAGAAAAAGATGAGCAACTCTCTTCAATGCAAAAGAAAATTGAAGACCTTCAAAGACGCGCCAGCCAAGGCTCCCAGCAATTACAAGGCGAAGCCTTAGAGCTCCAGCTAGAAGAACAACTCGCAGCCAAATTCCCTCATGACACCATCAGCCCTGTCGGCAAAGGTGTCTCCGGTGCTGACATTCAACAATTTGTCATCACCCAAACGGGACAAGCCTCAGGCTCTATTTTGTGGGAGTTAAAGCAAACCAAAAACTGGTCAAATGACTGGATCCCAAAACTAAAAACAGATCAAAGAAACGCCGGCGCAGAAATCGCCATACTCGTCTCCAACGCTCTGCCACAAGACGTTGAAACCTTCAACTTCTATGAAGGGGTCTATGTCTGCTCCCCGCGCTATGTGCTGCCCCTGGCACTGATCCTGCGCCAAACCCTAATGGGCATCACTAAAGCCAAAGTGGCGCAACTCGGCCAGAAAGACAAAATGACATTGGTTTATGAGTACCTCACCGGCAACCAATTCAAACACCGCATTGAAGCCATCTGCGAACAATTCCAATCGATGCAAGAAGACCTCAACAAAGAAAAAGCCGCCATGAACCGCATGTGGGCCAAGAGAGACAAACAAATCAACGCAGTGATCGAAAACACAGTTGGCCTCCACGGCGACCTAGAAGGCATAGCCGGCCAATCCATGCC
This Hyphomicrobiales bacterium 4NK60-0047b DNA region includes the following protein-coding sequences:
- a CDS encoding (2Fe-2S)-binding protein, whose product is MLVCSCNVISEAEIAGVITELLEEDCWRLIVPGQVYHAMSKRGKCCGCFPRVVDIIVRVTEGYHRKQETAEAEIISFIDRLKKKHVQCETARLIARERLRKVSAA
- a CDS encoding DUF2130 domain-containing protein, which translates into the protein MSTTTMKTTCPNCGTEIKLEDQIAAPLIAEKTKAFALKEKEFEERTKEFAKQEAAKEIEFAKQLEVQKQKIEQDALKAATATATEKAKAETALEMEAKSKELEAAKKLMAEREEKLKLAQEKEALFLEKERLLQDKERELNLTVQKQVSAAKEEMFKKAQAELGETQALKLKEKDEQLSSMQKKIEDLQRRASQGSQQLQGEALELQLEEQLAAKFPHDTISPVGKGVSGADIQQFVITQTGQASGSILWELKQTKNWSNDWIPKLKTDQRNAGAEIAILVSNALPQDVETFNFYEGVYVCSPRYVLPLALILRQTLMGITKAKVAQLGQKDKMTLVYEYLTGNQFKHRIEAICEQFQSMQEDLNKEKAAMNRMWAKRDKQINAVIENTVGLHGDLEGIAGQSMPQIEGLEIDLLANEE
- a CDS encoding DEAD/DEAH box helicase — translated: MTQFDALGLAAPLLKSVEKQGFEAPTPIQSMSIPALMEGHDLMGIAHTGGGKTASFSLPLLHKLIENPSKPLPNTAKALILAPTRELAQQIGQCIASFSAGSKLTHLVIAGGLPYGPQIQKLKRGVDVLIATPGRLMDHVGRGGITFDETHSFILDEADRMLDMGFINDVMDISKALPKSHQTVLFSATMNPKIRKLSQALLNDPVFVEIEQKTTVAETIDHKVMNVKGSNKRDLLLQTLDNGAVERVLVFTRTKRGADKLTDFLLKNNVQADAIHGDKRQRVREKILRNFRNGRIRVLVATDLAARGIDVDDVTHVVNYELPIEPENYVHRVGRTGRAGKSGIAVSFCDPEDVGTLRAIERLINLPIEVDEDHEFHIEVPKNGPAAGKKKPQRGGYKGRSSGGARQGGFKNGRSKAGRSRHGDGGRSSEKRSDWSPMGERVGESGSERKSSQGKKFSGKRADGARAEGKRFEGKKDKRSNERQGQKQTHGKSSDGVKHASKKKNPAKNTAKQKSEKRDGQKPSGNKFGGQQKRRVRSKHAA
- a CDS encoding HIT family protein, which translates into the protein MATSTNNFSLAPELLADTIPLKSIGGNTLSLCYLGLMNNQHFPWLIMVPQQANLKEIIDLSKTGQHKLMDEISLVSNQMQTIFAPYKLNVAALGNIVAQLHIHIIARNENDAAWPNPVWGHAPTKPYDEEEKLKIINRLK
- a CDS encoding glutathione S-transferase family protein — encoded protein: MKIYGDAQSGNCLKVKFLADYLNLDYEWVEIDLLKGETRSEEFLIKSPFGQVPLIELDDGRVIGQSNGILRFLARGTGLLPTDAFLEAKVDEWLFWEQYSHEPYIAVSMFQMFYLKKKKEERELWRVERGEKALDFLNQHLANHDWLAGDQLTIADIALFAYTHRCHLGGFGLETRPFVLSWLSRCREELKMNIGSP
- the bfr gene encoding bacterioferritin; the encoded protein is MKGEAKVIERLNEALFLELGAVNQYWLHYRLLDDWGYGLLAKKEREESIEEMQHADKIIERIIFLEGHPNLQTVAPLQIGQNLKEVLEADLAGELEARASYKKSREVCNELGDYVTMKLFEDLLSDEEGHIDFLETQLELFEKLGEEKYGQLNAQSANEAE